The following coding sequences are from one Loxodonta africana isolate mLoxAfr1 chromosome 18, mLoxAfr1.hap2, whole genome shotgun sequence window:
- the SKA2 gene encoding spindle and kinetochore-associated protein 2 isoform X2: MSLLGQFQKADSDLDCILYRLEYEIKNNHPDSAGAKNPVTLLKELSAIKSRYQTLHTRFKPIAVEQKKTKDHICVTLNKTMTMIQELRKLIELELLPLTEEEETAEKQLKAHMPDL, encoded by the exons ATGTCACTCTTAGGGCAG TTCCAGAAAGCTGATTCTGATCTGGATTGCATTCTGTATAGGCTGGAATATGAAATCAAGAACAATCATCCGGATTCAGCTGGCGCG AAAAATCCAGTTACACTCTTGAAGGAACTGTCAGCAATAAAGTCTCGATATCAGACTTTGCATACACGCTttaaaccaattgctgttgaacAGAAAAAGACTAAGGACCACATTTGTGTTACTTTGAATAAGACTATGACCATGATACAAGAACTACGAAAGCTAATTGAGCTGGAg TTGTTACCACTGACTGAAGAAGAGGAAACTGCAGAAAAGCAATTAAAAGCTCACATGCCAGACTTATGA
- the SKA2 gene encoding spindle and kinetochore-associated protein 2 isoform X4 produces MEAEVDKLELMKNPVTLLKELSAIKSRYQTLHTRFKPIAVEQKKTKDHICVTLNKTMTMIQELRKLIELELLPLTEEEETAEKQLKAHMPDL; encoded by the exons ATGGAGGCGGAGGTCGATAAGCTGGAACTGATG AAAAATCCAGTTACACTCTTGAAGGAACTGTCAGCAATAAAGTCTCGATATCAGACTTTGCATACACGCTttaaaccaattgctgttgaacAGAAAAAGACTAAGGACCACATTTGTGTTACTTTGAATAAGACTATGACCATGATACAAGAACTACGAAAGCTAATTGAGCTGGAg TTGTTACCACTGACTGAAGAAGAGGAAACTGCAGAAAAGCAATTAAAAGCTCACATGCCAGACTTATGA
- the SKA2 gene encoding spindle and kinetochore-associated protein 2 isoform X1: MEAEVDKLELMFQKADSDLDCILYRLEYEIKNNHPDSAGAKNPVTLLKELSAIKSRYQTLHTRFKPIAVEQKKTKDHICVTLNKTMTMIQELRKLIELELLPLTEEEETAEKQLKAHMPDL, from the exons ATGGAGGCGGAGGTCGATAAGCTGGAACTGATG TTCCAGAAAGCTGATTCTGATCTGGATTGCATTCTGTATAGGCTGGAATATGAAATCAAGAACAATCATCCGGATTCAGCTGGCGCG AAAAATCCAGTTACACTCTTGAAGGAACTGTCAGCAATAAAGTCTCGATATCAGACTTTGCATACACGCTttaaaccaattgctgttgaacAGAAAAAGACTAAGGACCACATTTGTGTTACTTTGAATAAGACTATGACCATGATACAAGAACTACGAAAGCTAATTGAGCTGGAg TTGTTACCACTGACTGAAGAAGAGGAAACTGCAGAAAAGCAATTAAAAGCTCACATGCCAGACTTATGA
- the SKA2 gene encoding spindle and kinetochore-associated protein 2 isoform X3 encodes MEAEVDKLELMFQKADSDLDCILYRLEYEIKNNHPDSAGAKNPVTLLKELSAIKSRYQTLHTRFKPIAVEQKKTKDHICVTLNKTMTMIQELRKLIELEVNRDRLLYLGWALAGF; translated from the exons ATGGAGGCGGAGGTCGATAAGCTGGAACTGATG TTCCAGAAAGCTGATTCTGATCTGGATTGCATTCTGTATAGGCTGGAATATGAAATCAAGAACAATCATCCGGATTCAGCTGGCGCG AAAAATCCAGTTACACTCTTGAAGGAACTGTCAGCAATAAAGTCTCGATATCAGACTTTGCATACACGCTttaaaccaattgctgttgaacAGAAAAAGACTAAGGACCACATTTGTGTTACTTTGAATAAGACTATGACCATGATACAAGAACTACGAAAGCTAATTGAGCTGGAg gtgaatagagaccgattgttgtaccttggatgggcTCTTGCAGGCTTTTAA